A single genomic interval of Haloterrigena salifodinae harbors:
- a CDS encoding multiprotein bridging factor aMBF1: protein MVQCEMCGAETSSPKTIKVEGAKLDVCSDCTDFGTEVKQTSSSSSSTKYSTGSSSSSSSGGSSGGSASSSSSRSGGSSSQRRSDMFDDMDELATDYDDRVRNAREQKGLSQSDLANELNEKASLIRKIERGDTLPSDRVQSELESFLEIDLSAEGSSGDDSEWSGGSASGSYTLGDVVKRKD from the coding sequence ATGGTCCAGTGCGAGATGTGTGGCGCCGAGACGTCGTCTCCGAAGACAATCAAGGTCGAGGGCGCGAAGCTCGACGTGTGTTCAGACTGTACCGATTTCGGTACTGAGGTCAAGCAGACCTCCAGCTCGAGCTCCTCGACGAAGTACTCGACCGGATCGAGTTCGTCGTCCAGCTCCGGGGGTAGTTCGGGTGGCTCTGCATCGAGTTCGTCGTCCCGTTCGGGCGGCTCGAGTTCCCAGCGTCGGTCGGACATGTTCGACGACATGGACGAACTCGCGACCGACTACGACGACCGCGTCCGCAACGCCCGCGAGCAGAAGGGGCTCAGCCAGTCGGACCTGGCCAATGAACTCAACGAGAAGGCGAGCCTGATCCGTAAGATCGAACGTGGGGACACGCTCCCCAGCGACCGCGTTCAGTCGGAACTCGAGAGCTTCCTCGAGATCGACCTGAGCGCCGAGGGGAGCTCCGGCGACGATTCGGAGTGGTCGGGCGGGTCGGCCTCGGGCAGTTACACGCTCGGCGACGTCGTCAAGCGAAAGGACTGA
- the bioB gene encoding biotin synthase BioB: MVYETNNRTVDDALERVLAGERLDRTDGLALLAQPVEPLAEAGAVVRDHFGDGTVDACSIVNAKAGNCAEDCGFCAQSVHFDTGIDTYGFLGPEKILEAAKRAEADGAQRFGIVVAEKGVSKERRPEEWAEVLESIRLVRDECDLEVDASLGILTEEEAAILADEGINHYNHNIETSPRYFPEIVDTHSFEDRVETLEVAKEAGMDLCAGVILGMGETPADRVEAAIALQDIGISSLPVNVLNPVEGTPLYERGADITTEEIVKTVAVYKLLHPESRVRLTGGREANLAPEEQHLPLEAGADGLLTGDYLTTEGQSPGDDLAIVERAGLEPNMEVNEYDPETVKARHDDAAESSTETSASTGAEPSDD; the protein is encoded by the coding sequence GTGGTTTACGAGACGAACAACCGGACGGTCGACGACGCGCTCGAGCGGGTGCTGGCCGGCGAGCGACTGGATCGGACCGACGGGCTCGCGTTACTAGCCCAGCCCGTCGAACCGCTCGCGGAGGCCGGCGCCGTCGTGCGAGACCATTTCGGCGACGGCACGGTCGACGCCTGTTCGATCGTCAACGCGAAGGCCGGCAACTGTGCCGAGGACTGCGGCTTCTGCGCCCAGTCGGTCCACTTCGACACCGGCATCGACACCTACGGCTTCCTCGGTCCCGAGAAGATTCTCGAGGCGGCCAAGCGCGCGGAGGCCGACGGCGCCCAGCGCTTCGGCATCGTCGTCGCCGAGAAGGGCGTCTCGAAGGAACGCCGTCCCGAGGAGTGGGCGGAAGTTCTCGAGTCGATCCGGCTCGTCCGCGACGAGTGCGATCTCGAGGTCGACGCCTCGCTGGGTATTCTGACCGAGGAGGAGGCCGCAATCCTCGCCGACGAGGGGATCAACCACTACAATCACAACATCGAGACCTCGCCGCGGTACTTCCCTGAGATCGTCGACACCCACAGCTTCGAGGATCGCGTCGAGACTCTCGAGGTGGCGAAGGAGGCGGGGATGGACCTCTGTGCCGGCGTCATCCTCGGAATGGGCGAGACGCCGGCCGACCGCGTCGAGGCCGCGATCGCCCTCCAGGACATCGGCATCTCCTCGCTGCCGGTGAACGTGTTGAACCCGGTCGAGGGGACGCCGCTGTACGAACGGGGTGCCGACATCACCACTGAGGAGATCGTGAAGACGGTCGCGGTCTACAAACTGCTCCACCCCGAGTCGCGGGTGCGCCTGACCGGCGGTCGCGAAGCGAACCTCGCGCCTGAGGAGCAGCACCTGCCCCTCGAGGCCGGCGCCGACGGGCTGCTCACGGGCGATTACCTGACCACAGAGGGCCAGTCGCCCGGCGACGACCTCGCGATCGTCGAGCGGGCCGGACTCGAGCCCAACATGGAGGTCAACGAGTACGACCCCGAGACGGTCAAGGCCCGCCACGACGACGCTGCGGAATCGTCGACCGAGACGTCGGCGAGTACGGGCGCGGAACCGAGCGACGACTGA
- the tpiA gene encoding triose-phosphate isomerase — protein sequence MFVLVNLKTYPCDPVAVAEAVRDVDESTDARLAVAPQAADLARVAETGVETWAQHVDPIEHGSNTGHTLAESVADAGAVGTLINHSEKRLKLADIDGSVQAAERAGLETVVCANNPEQIGAAAALGPDAVAVEPPELIGTGTPVSQADPDIVEDAVEAADNVDSEVSVLCGAGISTGDDVVAAGDLGAEGVLLASGVAKADDPQAALEDLVEPL from the coding sequence ATGTTCGTTCTCGTTAACCTGAAGACGTATCCCTGTGACCCCGTCGCAGTCGCCGAAGCCGTCCGCGACGTCGACGAATCGACCGACGCGCGCCTCGCGGTCGCGCCGCAGGCGGCCGACCTCGCCCGTGTCGCCGAGACGGGCGTCGAGACGTGGGCCCAGCACGTCGACCCGATCGAACACGGGAGCAACACCGGCCACACGCTCGCCGAATCGGTCGCTGACGCGGGCGCGGTCGGGACGCTGATCAACCACTCCGAGAAGCGGCTGAAACTGGCCGATATCGACGGCTCCGTCCAAGCCGCCGAGCGCGCGGGCCTCGAGACGGTCGTCTGCGCGAACAACCCCGAACAGATCGGCGCGGCGGCGGCGCTGGGTCCGGACGCGGTCGCCGTCGAGCCGCCGGAACTGATCGGCACCGGGACGCCGGTCAGCCAGGCCGATCCCGATATCGTCGAGGACGCCGTCGAGGCGGCTGACAACGTCGATAGCGAGGTGTCGGTCCTCTGCGGTGCCGGCATCAGCACCGGCGACGACGTCGTCGCGGCCGGCGACCTCGGCGCCGAGGGCGTCCTGCTGGCCAGCGGCGTCGCGAAGGCCGACGACCCGCAGGCGGCCCTGGAGGACCTCGTCGAGCCGCTCTGA
- a CDS encoding toll/interleukin-1 receptor domain-containing protein, giving the protein MTGEQIYVSHAPGDLDLVQELFSTVKNFPFGVHIALEEVESGRPRKRLEGRLANSDVVVAVITDDAATDRWINQEIGYARAKGIPVLPLHEDERQRDGYVSDVDGVAIDRENPSFTIFNLLSRLRSELAPLGALSVPNWYIRFPCTIPDCGHPVTLDIERDQTKLWKQYKHGKLLTASCADCRSTYYFDPATIGFVRREEQPG; this is encoded by the coding sequence ATGACCGGAGAACAGATCTACGTCTCGCACGCCCCCGGCGACCTCGATCTCGTCCAGGAACTGTTCTCGACGGTCAAGAACTTCCCCTTCGGCGTCCACATCGCCCTCGAGGAGGTCGAATCCGGCCGCCCGCGGAAGCGACTCGAGGGACGACTCGCGAACAGCGACGTCGTCGTCGCGGTGATAACCGACGACGCGGCGACCGATCGGTGGATCAACCAGGAGATCGGCTACGCGCGGGCCAAGGGAATTCCGGTGCTCCCGCTCCACGAGGACGAACGCCAGCGGGACGGGTACGTAAGCGACGTCGACGGTGTGGCGATTGATCGGGAGAACCCGTCGTTTACGATCTTCAATCTGCTCAGTCGCCTCCGGAGCGAACTCGCGCCCCTCGGGGCGCTCTCGGTGCCCAACTGGTACATCCGGTTTCCCTGTACGATTCCCGACTGCGGCCACCCGGTCACGCTGGATATCGAACGGGACCAGACGAAGCTGTGGAAACAGTACAAACACGGGAAGCTGTTGACGGCCTCGTGTGCGGACTGTCGCTCGACGTACTACTTCGATCCGGCGACGATCGGCTTCGTTCGCCGGGAGGAGCAGCCCGGATAG
- a CDS encoding haloalkane dehalogenase, translating to MVVRISEERFADVPNFDYEPKYVDVGELRMAYVETGGSGDDGGDEETFLCLHGEPTWSFLYRKMMPILAERGRVVVPDLIGCGRSDRYEDRDAYSVEMHYDALETFVEELDLTNVTLVCQDWGGVLGLPLAVHRPERFARLVPMNTGVPDGTQEMSDRWHEFAEMVATADDLDIGRLVRNGCYRDLSEEVVDAYRAPFPDERYMAAARTFPGLVPTSPDDPGADLMAETQERLGEWEKPAFVLFGREDPITSHDRDPLRHHIPTATEQPDVWIDEAAHFLQEDAGEEIAERIVEFVDRT from the coding sequence ATGGTAGTACGCATCTCGGAGGAACGGTTCGCCGATGTGCCCAATTTCGACTACGAACCGAAGTACGTCGACGTCGGCGAGTTGCGAATGGCGTACGTCGAAACCGGCGGGAGCGGGGACGACGGCGGAGATGAGGAGACGTTCCTCTGTCTCCACGGCGAACCGACGTGGTCGTTTCTCTACCGGAAGATGATGCCGATCCTGGCCGAGCGCGGTCGTGTCGTCGTCCCCGATCTGATCGGCTGCGGGCGCTCCGACAGGTACGAGGACCGCGACGCCTACTCCGTCGAGATGCACTACGACGCGCTCGAGACGTTCGTCGAGGAACTCGATCTGACGAACGTCACGCTCGTCTGCCAAGACTGGGGTGGCGTCCTCGGACTCCCGCTCGCGGTCCACCGGCCCGAGCGGTTCGCGCGTCTCGTCCCGATGAACACCGGCGTCCCGGACGGAACTCAGGAGATGAGCGACCGGTGGCACGAGTTCGCCGAGATGGTGGCGACCGCCGACGATCTCGACATCGGTAGACTCGTCCGGAACGGCTGTTACCGGGACCTCTCTGAGGAGGTTGTCGACGCCTATCGCGCGCCATTCCCTGACGAGCGATACATGGCTGCCGCGCGAACGTTTCCGGGCCTCGTTCCGACATCACCCGACGATCCCGGCGCGGACCTGATGGCGGAAACGCAAGAGCGCCTCGGCGAGTGGGAGAAACCGGCGTTCGTGCTGTTCGGAAGAGAGGATCCGATCACGTCTCACGACCGCGATCCGCTCCGACACCACATCCCGACCGCGACCGAGCAGCCCGACGTCTGGATCGACGAGGCGGCACACTTCCTACAGGAGGACGCCGGCGAGGAGATCGCCGAACGCATCGTCGAGTTCGTCGATCGGACCTGA